ATCAAGCCAACACAAAACGTTAAAAAATGTTGCAGATCTAGGAAAACTGCGTTAACTTTTATTACAGAAGTCAATTTCAAGGAGTTATTGGCCATGGAAACGAATCAGACCCAGAACGTTGCTCAAGAATCTAAGTTCGGTTTTACCAATTTTGCAGAAACCTGGAATGGTCGCTTGGCTATGATGGGCTTCGTGATTGGTTTGGCAACCGAGTTCCTGACTGGCAAAGGTATTCTAGAGCAACTTGGCTTGATGTAATCTGCGACATGACTTGGCTCAAAACGTTAGTTGACGTTAAGTTAGTTAGTTAGAGGTTTACACGGGGGTATGGCATCATACCCCTTTTGTTTTAGCTGGACTGTTTTTCCCATGGTGGAGAGTAGCCTAACTGGTTAAGTGGCGCGCGTGTTGAGTAGTGATGTGGTGCTGTGAAGCCTTATCAACAGATTAGAATCCTAGAGTGTGGTGAGCCACTGGTAGCAATTCCAACTTATCAGTTTGCAGTGGAAACGCCCCACCCCTACGAAAAATTGGGAGCACCCTACGGCGATCGCTCGCCCTATCATTTGCGCCAGGGGGTACTAGACCGCTTGGTGTCTGCCCAGGCAAGATTACAGCAACGCTATCCTGGTTGGCTGATTCAAATCTTTGATGCCTATCGCCCCATCGCTGTTCAACAATTCATGGTCAACTATGCCTTTAACCAACTGCTGGCTGATCGGCAACTTACTTTATCATCCCTGAGTGACGCACAGCAGCAAGCTCTCTGGGAAGAAGTCTATCAATTTTGGGCATTGCCAAGTCACGATCCGGCAACACCGCCGCCCCATAGTACAGGTGCAGCGATCGATGTCACACTAGTGGATGCAACCGGGCAACCAGTAGATATGGGCGGAGCGATCGATGAAATCTCTCCTTGCTCTCACCCAGACTACTACACCCACAGCACCGATCCCCAGCAACAGACCTATCATCACCATCGGCAACTGTTACACCAAATCATGGCTGAGGCGGGGTTTTGTCGTCATCCCAATGAGTGGTGGCACTTCTCCTATGGGGATCAACTGTGGGCATGGCAGCAACAGCAGCAGTCCCAAACACTGGTGACGGCTCGATACGGGGCTGTGTAGTCTGCGATCGCCTAGGGGATTATAGGGCACTTGTCG
Above is a window of Cyanobacteriota bacterium DNA encoding:
- a CDS encoding chlorophyll a/b-binding protein, with protein sequence METNQTQNVAQESKFGFTNFAETWNGRLAMMGFVIGLATEFLTGKGILEQLGLM
- a CDS encoding D-alanyl-D-alanine dipeptidase, with product MKPYQQIRILECGEPLVAIPTYQFAVETPHPYEKLGAPYGDRSPYHLRQGVLDRLVSAQARLQQRYPGWLIQIFDAYRPIAVQQFMVNYAFNQLLADRQLTLSSLSDAQQQALWEEVYQFWALPSHDPATPPPHSTGAAIDVTLVDATGQPVDMGGAIDEISPCSHPDYYTHSTDPQQQTYHHHRQLLHQIMAEAGFCRHPNEWWHFSYGDQLWAWQQQQQSQTLVTARYGAV